A genomic stretch from Helianthus annuus cultivar XRQ/B chromosome 1, HanXRQr2.0-SUNRISE, whole genome shotgun sequence includes:
- the LOC110877713 gene encoding carboxyl-terminal-processing peptidase 2, chloroplastic: protein MEVISSSSSSFFISPRNNLCFAPNPKVVRLNSVIVSSVNPRLSNGLTCVSVSASDRLAAFNHKEIGEDRSLFWLVKRLNKRFAFHHVVLFRGNGRLLTKLRKHTVSFKKLVKSSEKFKDVFPDFFVRVALGMMLCMAIAVPVSKSPSWALTEENLLFLEAWRTIDRAYVDKSFNGQSWFRYRENALRNEPMNNREQTYAAIKKMLATLDDPFTRFLEPDKFKSLRSGTQGALTGVGLSIGYPTGNDGAVSGIMVISASPGGPASRAVISPGDLILAIDDTSTETMDIYDAAERLQGPEGSEVQLKIRSGSDIKQLSLTRENISINPVKSRVCETPGLGKAASKIGYIKLTSFNQNASAAVKEAIETLRRENVEGFVLDLRNNSGGLFPEGIEIAKIWLDKGVIVYICDSRGVRDIYDTDGTNAIAPSEPLAVLVNKGTASASEILAGALKDNKRAVLLGEPTFGKGKIQSVFEMSDGSGLAVTVARYETPDHIDINKVGIIPDHPLPALFPKDDDDFCGCIGDPASGCFLNRVGLFSR from the exons ATGGAAGTGATCAGCAGCTCATCCTCCTCTTTCTTCATCTCCCCCCGCAACAATCTCTGCTTCGCTCCAAACCCTAAG GTTGTGAGATTGAATTCTGTGATTGTTAGCTCTGTAAACCCTAGGTTGAGCAATGGATTAACATGTGTAAGCGTAAGCGCTAGCGATAGATTAGCGGCTTTTAACCATAAGGAGATTGGTGAAGACAGGAGTTTGTTTTGGTTGGTGAAAAGGTTGAACAAGAGATTTGCATTTCATCATGTTGTGCTTTTTAGGGGGAATGGGCGGCTGTTAACGAAGTTAAGGAAACATACTGTGAGCTTTAAGAAACTAGTGAAGAGTTCTGAGAAGTTTAAGGATGTGTTTCCGGATTTCTTTGTTCGAGTTGCGTTGGGAATGATGCTGTGTATGGCAATTGCTGTTCCTGTTAGCAAATCTCCTTCCT GGGCACTCACTGAGGAGAACCTTTTGTTCCTGGAGGCGTGGAGGACGATTGACCGTGCATATGTTGACAAAAGCTTTAATGGTCAAAGCTGGTTTAGGTACAGAGAAAATGCGCTGCGCAATGAACCAATGAACAACCGTGAACAAACCT ATGCAGCAATAAAGAAGATGCTTGCCACATTGGATGACCCCTTCACCCGTTTTTTGGAGCCTGATAAGTTCAAAAGTTTAAGG TCAGGAACACAAGGTGCTCTTACCGGAGTAGGGTTATCAATTGGCTACCCGACTGGAAATGATGGAGCTGTTTCTGGAATCATGGTTATTTCAGCTTCTCCAGGTGGGCCCGCTAGTAGGGCTGTCATTTCTCCAGGTGATCTAATTCTGGCCATTGATGATACCAGTACAGAAACAATGGACATTTATGATGCAGCCGAACGCTTGCA GGGACCTGAAGGAAGTGAAGTACAACTAAAAATACGAAGTGGGTCAGATATCAAGCAACTGTCGTTAAC AAGGGAAAACATATCAATAAATCCAGTGAAGTCAAGGGTTTGTGAGACACCTGGTCTCGGGAAGGCTGCTTCAAAGATCGGATACATAAAGTTAACGTCATTTAACCAAAATGCTTCTG CTGCTGTCAAGGAAGCAATTGAAACTTTAAGGAGAGAGAATGTGGAGGGCTTTGTCTTGGACCTCCGCAATAAtag TGGTGGTCTTTTTCCTGAAGGAATTGAGATTGCTAAGATCTG GTTGGACAAAGGTGTGATTGTGTACATATGTGATAGTCGAGGGGTTAGAGATATATATGACACGGACGGAACCAATGCAATAGCACCTTCAGAACCGCTAGCAGTTCTG GTGAACAAAGGAACTGCAAGTGCAAGTGAGATTTTAGCCGGTGCATTGAAAGATAACAAGCGTGCAGTGCTTCTTGGAGAACCCACTTTCGGGAAAGG AAAAATTCAATCGGTTTTTGAAATGTCTGATGGATCTGGCTTGGCTGTTACTGTTGCTCGTTATGAAACCCCTGATCACATCGACATCAACAAG GTTGGCATAATTCCTGATCATCCTTTGCCAGCTTTGTTTCCCAAGGATGATGACGATTTTTGTGGCTGCATTGGAGACCCTGCTTCAGGTTGTTTTCTAAACCGAGTTGGATTATTTTCAAGATGA